A region of the Polaribacter sp. L3A8 genome:
TTAATTCAATAATTTATTTAGCAAACCAAAAAGGATATTTAACTAAACAACAAAAGAAAAAAGGTTCCGAGGCGGAAGGGTGACCTCTCGTAAGTATCATCCTCCATTATCAACGTTGATTTAGTCATCAACGGAGGACTTAAAAAAATGACTTCATTTATGTGTCAGTATCAATTGTCGTGTGCAAGCACAAACAGGAACCTTTTTTCTTATTTTTATTTATGAAAGATTTTTCTACATATTTTACAGAAAGAGCAATTGTAACTCACATTTGTAAACTACGTGTGAAAATTGCTAAAACACGTAACAAAAAACATCTAATTCACCTTTTAACTGATTCTGATAGATATAACTACCATAACAATGAATTAAATATTGTTGATAAAAATGAATTTTCAGAATACCAATTTGAATTAAATACTCAATTAAGTGAAATTCTTCCTCCACGAAAAAGATGGGTAAAACTTGGTTATAAATCAAGAATGAATAGGAATGGAACTGAAAAATTAACTTCAAATGATAAAAATTACTATTCAATATTAAAAACGATTAAACTTTACAGAAAAAAAGCTCCTCAAACGAAATGGCTTCTAGAGCTTGATAAGTTTGTAAAAGATATTCAATCAACAATTAAAGAAGATGATTTCAATATAAAAAAGCCTCTTATTTTTCCAAAATTAAAGGAAGAGTTTATTTCTGAAATTGACATTAATAAATGTAGGCCTATTTCAATGTTTTCTCTTAAAGAAAGAATAATTTTGAGTATTTCGAATAATTTTTTAACTAATCTCTTTGATGGGTATTTTGAAGATTCATCATATGCTTTTCGCTCAAAAAAAAATAAAGAAGGAACATCTGTGATTTCACATCAAGATTGTATAAGAGACATTGTTGAGTTGCAAAAAACAAATAATTATAAAGATCAATTTGTTGTTGAATGTGATATGGAAAAGTTTTATGATTCAGTAAATCATAAAATCGTAAAAAAATTATTTAATATTTTAATTGATAAATCAGAAGTAGATAATCCAAATTTTGATTTCAAAATTGTGAAACATATTTTTAATGAATATTTAAATTGTTATGCTTTTAATATAAATGTACCATTAGCAAAAGATACTAAGTATTGGAATAGTTATAAAATTCCAAACGGCGAATTTGGCTGGGTTAAGAATCGATTAATAGAATTAAAATACTATTCAGACATTGAGAAAGAAAGAATTGGAGTACCTCAAGGTGGTGCTTTATCAGGTCTAATAGCAAACATAGTATTAAATGAAGCAGATAAAGAATTATTAAAAACAGATGTGTTTTATATTCGATTTTGTGATGATATGTTAATAATACACGAGGATAAAAATAAATGTGAGGAAGCAAAAGCTATTTATAAAAAATCTTTAAGAGAGTTGAAATTAGTTCCACATAAATTTGTAGATAAATTAACAAAACAAATAAGTCCAACAAAATTTACATTTCACCCATTTTGGCATACGAAATCGAAGGGGGCGTATAAATGGGGGGCTATTGAAAATAATGGATTTCCTTGGATTACTTTTGTTGGTTATGAAATTCATCATAAGGGAAATATTCGGGTGAGGAAAAAATCATTAGAGAAGGAACTTAAAAAGCAAAAAAAAATAGTAACTGAGGTTAAAAAAGCAATCGAACATGGACAAAGAAAAGTTAAAGGGGCTGTAATTCAATCTGCAATAAATAGGTTAATTGGAATGTCAGTTGGAAGAATTGGATTAAATAATTATGAAGAAGTCTCAACAGATATGTGTTGGAAAAATGGTTTTAAAGAATTAAGTATTAATAAAGATTCAATAAGGCAAATTAAAAAGTTAGACAGAAATCGAAGTAAATTATATTATGATCTATTCAAGAGTGTAAAGGAACTTGAAGAAGTAAATGGAGAAGATGAAATCAATAAAAATACAAAACGAGAAATTATTTTTTATGACAAACCTTTTAGTTACTATTATCAAATATTAGAACGAAATAAAAATAATAAGAGTTAGGTATAAATCTTAATTTTGTTGATATCAACAAAATTAACAAAATCAGAAAAGAGATTATATTTAAATACCATTATTTACCTTATTGTAATTATTAAAAACAAAAATAGACGGTGCATTTAAAAGAATTTTACATTGATAATTTTAGAGGTTATAGGAAATTTAAAATTAAAGCCCTCCATTCAATAACTTAACGCAACAAATCTAAATTAATAGATTTGTAAAATGGAATTAAAAAAACATAGAAGATTAACTTTAAAAGAAAGAGTGATTATTCAGACACTTTTAATAGAAAAAAAGTCAAAATCATACATCGCTAAAAAACTAAAAAGAGCACCCTCAACAATTACAAGAGAAGTGAATAAATGGGTGCAGAAAAAGGAAGATAATTACGATGCTGAACTTGCTCATTGGTGTGTTAAAGAAGATTATTTAAACAAAAGAAACTTAGATAAAATAAGTACATATTCTCTACTTAAATTTTTTGTCTATAGAGGCCTTTTGTCAAACTGGACACCTGAACAAATTTCAGGAAGACTCAAAGAGCTGTATCCTAATGATCCAATAATGTCTATTTCTCACGAAGCTATTTATAGACATATTTACACAAGACCACAAGCACGTTTAAACAAAAAATTAATCAAACTATTAGTACGTAAAAAAACAAGACGTAGAACCCCTAAAAAAAGACGTGGTGGCGGATCTAAAATAATAAACCAAGTAAGTATTGACAATAGACCACAGCATATTGAACTTAGAAATGAAGTCGGACATTGGGAAGGTGATTTAGTCATTGGAAAGAACCATAAAAGCGCTATTGGAACTATAGTAGAACGCAAAACTAGATTTACTTTAATTGTAAAATTAGAGTCCAAAAAAGCAGGTGAAGTAGCCAATGAGTTTTCTAAAATATTAAACAAATTAAATCCTATTTATAAAAAAACAATGACTTACGACAACGGAATTGAAATGGCTAGACACGAAAAAATTACTCAAAATACGGGAATGAAAATATACTTTGCTCACCCCTATTCTTCCTGGGAAAGAGGAACAAATGAAAATACGAACGGACTCATTAGAAGGTATCTGCCAAAGGGAACTAATTTTAATGAAATTGACATTAATCAACTCCTAATTATTCAAGAAAAATTGAACAACAGACCTCGAAAAATTATTGGTTATAAAACACCTAAAGAAATGATGGATTTAGAACTTAAATTTGTAGCTTAGTAACATCAAAAAACATAAACGTTTTGTTGCGTTACAACATTGAATCCAAGAGCTAATAGTAATACCAATATACTAACAGGTGTTAATAACAGTGGGAAAACAACAATTCTTGAAGCTATTTCACTTTGGAATGAAATTTTTAGCAAACTAGTTTTTCAAGCTCAAAAAAGCGACGGTAGCCTTGGGATTTCTTCAGGAGACTATAGGTTAGGTAGAAAAAATCAAAACTATATAGATTATAGAGATATTAATTCTGTAAGAAGTTTCGGTTATAAAGATATTTTTTACAAGTTAGATGATAGTAAAATTATAAAACTATCTGCAACGATATTTATTGATGAGGCGAATGATTTAGAAATATGCTTTATAATGAAATTAGCAAATGGAAATAATTATAATGTATATCTTGATAAACATGATGATTTTAATTTTTCAAAATTCAATGAAGTTTTCAGTACTTTGCCAGAAAGTATAGGGTGTTATTTTTCTACACCTGTAGCAACAATTTCCTCATTTGAAGAATTTGCAATTACACCAAAAATAGAAGAAGGAATTAAAATTAGAAAATCTTCTTTGTTTTTTAGAAATAGACTTTTTAAACTATATAAATATGGTGATTTTGAGGGTTTCAAAAAGGTTTTGTCTAAGATTGTTTACAATGAATTCGGTCTTATTGATTTTAAAATCAACGGAGATATAAGTAAAGATATTTACATTTTAATAGACGTAAATCTAAAAGGTACTGGATTTAGAAATATATCTCTTCTAGGTAGTGGTACTATACAAATTATAGAAATACTTCTTCATATTTATGAGTCAAATAAAGAGTTAAATATTATTTTACTAGATGAACCCGACAGTCATATTCATAGAGATATTCAAAAAAGATTGCTTAATTTTTTGAAAGATAGTGAAGTCCAGGTTTTTTTAACTACGCATAATGAATCATTGATACGAAGTGCAAATCCTAATAATTTATTTTTTATAGATGACACTGTTTCTAATGAAGAAGATACAATTATCGAACCCGTAGTTAAAATTAAGTTACCACAAAGACAAATTGGTATAGAAAACTCTCATCATTCTAAAATAATGAATCAAATTGGAAGTGAAACATCTTTAGATATTTTAAATGCTCTTGAAGCAGATAAAATTATTTTTGTTGAAGGTGTAGGTGATTCAGAATATATTCAGAAGTTAATGGAAGTTAAAAATATTGACAAAGAATGTGTTTTTTGGTCTTTTAGAGGTTTAGATAATTTATTGAAAAGGATAAAATATTATAAGGAATTTTTTGAAAGCTTAGGTTCTAATCAATCTATTTGGGATAAATGTTCTATAGTCATAGATGCTGATTTTATGACGGATGTCCAGAAAGAAAAATTGAAATTAAAACTTGAAAGTAAACTTAAGATACCTGTTTTTATATGGAAAACTTATACAATTGAGGGAACAATTTTACTTGATATTAACAAGTTAGAACAACTGATGAAAAATGAATGTACCAAACAAAATATTACAGTAACACAGCAAACTGTTAATAGTAAAATACAAGAATCCTTAGATATTTTAAAGGAACAAAAATTGACATCGTTAGATCAGGATGAAAAATTTTGTGTAAAAGTAACAGGTCAAATTGAAAGTCGAATTAAAAATTTACATGAAAATTTAGATATTCAAAGAAAATATATATTCGATAAGATAACGCTTATCGAATCTTTTAATCATTATCGAATTTTTGCAAAAAAAGAACTAGATGCTAATAGAGTTTCTCACATATGTGATAAAGATGACGTAGAAAAAATACTTAAGTTAATTTTTAATAATTTAAATATAGAAAAAGACCCTTTATTTAGTAATTATTTTTCTTTTATCTTTAACACAATAGATTCACATTTTATAAATAGTGAATGGGATGAGTTATTGGAGTTTATATCCGAATAAAAAAACTACTCTGTATTCTATTAAATATAGGATACAGAGTAGCTTTTTTATTCGTCATTTAGGCAGAGATTACCTTCTTAATATATGTTGGCAACAAGCTAAAAACCGAAAACTATCGAACAGAAAATCGACCACATCAGAATAAAAGATTTATTTTGGATTCATATAAGACCACATTTATGGAGTTTGGGATTTAAAGGAATTCCCGAAAATCAACATTTCACATTTGCGAAAAATAGTGATTCTGGAATTAACTTTCACATTACAAAAAATATCTTTGATCCAGAAAATCCGAATAAAAAACCATTTATTCCAATTTTAGAAATTGATAAAGAAGTCATCACATCAGATCCAGATTCACTTGCATTATCATTAGTTTTTGGAATGCTTACTGAAATTAATATTCTGGAAAAATCTGAATTTAACTACTTAAGCTTTGAGGAATTAAATAAAGACAAATCTTTTGGAGAGAACAACGAAGATTTTTTTAAAACATTTGAGGAAGTTTCTAAAATAACCAAAAAAACAAGATTGAAAGTAAACGAAGGTTGGACTGACAAACTTTTGGAAGTAACTCAATCTGAAAAAATGATTAATTTAATAAATGAAAATACTAAAGAAATTGAAAAAACGGAATTAAAGGATATTGAAGCAGGAATTTTAATTAACGAAGAAGAATTATTACACGTGATTAAAATTTATGACAAATGGTATGAATTCTCAACAAATAAAAAACCAATTGAAATTTTCAAGAACATAATAGACGAAAAACTTGCAAAATTTATTTGGTATAATATTAAGCGTTCAATTATTATTTTAAAATCAGTAAATTCTTGGAAAGAAACAGAAAATAAATTTGAACCTATAAAAATAATTCTGAATAAATAAAAGCCTGTTGCCAACACCGTGTAAAAAAAATTGCTTGTTTTAGCTTACTTGCGAAAATCCTCTCGGATTTTCTTGGTTTGTGTTTTATTTACTAACTTTAGTGCTTAAACCCGCAACTTTTCCTACACAACAACGTTGTAGCTAATAAAAACTAAAAGTATTTGAGTAGTGTACCTTTAGTTTTATTTCTTAATATATTTATCACGTTCTTTTTTAGGTATTTGCTGTAATACGTTTAAATAATAATCTCTTTCTTTTCTGACTTCCTTTAGTTCGTTGTAAGTATTAATTTTAGAGGAGAAAAACACAAAACTAATACAAAGTAAAGAGAACCCAATTAAAACATAAATAACGCTATTAGGTAGCCTTAACTTACTTTTGCTTTTTAATTCTGAAATTTCATCTAAAAGACTTTTATTATGATTTAAAAACCTATGTTGGTTTTGTTGAAATTCTTCTATAATTATTTTCATATCAGAAACATCAGGCTTTTCAACTTTTAAAACCGAACCACTAACTGTTTTTATCTGTTCTGTAATGTTTTTAGCTGTGCGTTCTATAGCAATATTTGTTTGCTCTAATTTACCGATGTTTTTAATTAATATTTCAGCGATTTCTTGTGTACTTATTCTATTATTTGCCATATTTTAATGTCTTATACCTTTTGATTTTTTTTTGATTATTTCTTTAGTAACGTTAACGGCTAATTTTGGAATGCTCACGCCAACATCTAAAGCTTTAGAAAGTGGTTTAGCCTTAGAGATGTTTTTAAGTTTAGGTACATCCGTTTTTAAACCTGTACGTGATAAGCTCATATTTTTATGAACTTGCGTAGCCTTTAAATCAAAGCCTTGATGTTTTACTCTAAAACCTTGAATTTTATTCTGCTTGGTTATTGTTGAATTCACTTCAACATCTTTTAATTTCATCTGTTTAATATATTCATTAAAATCTCTTGGCTTTCCTATTTGCATAACTTCGTTGTGCTTATTGTATATATGTTGTCGAATTTCTTTTAGATTCACTTTATCTAAAATTTGTTGATTTTTCTGTATATCCTTTGCATTTACTAACCCTCGTTCTTGTGCTATTTCTTGCGCTACTCTTTGTGCCTTTTTTCCTATAAAATTATCTTTAAAAGCTTTTCCGTTTTCGTTAATTCGATTGCAATACACGTGTACGTGGATTCTGCCGTTTGGCGGCGTATGTTTAATAGCTACATATTGATGTGTATCTAGTTCCATTTTTTTCATAAAGTCTTTTGTAATACTTCTTAATTGCTCGTTATCTAGTTTCTGAATATCTTCTGGACTTGGTGAAATAATTATATTGATATTGTTGTTGTTACATCTTGAGTTTTGTTCTTGGTATATTTTAAATTCGTCTTCTAATTCTTTTCCGTTTTCAGCAACTATTCCGTGTTTTTCTATGACTTCGGCTTGGTCTTTTCCAAGAGCATAATTATATCCACTACCACCACTACTTACTGATGTTGCTTTTCCTACCATTTCGTAAATCTCTTATATATCTTAATTCAACTTTTATTTCTTGTGCTACTTTTCTAATTTCATTTGAAAAATGAGGGTCTTTATGTTTGAAATAATTAGCTAATCTTTCAAAATCATTATTAAAACGGGTAAGGTTTTTATACACCTTTTCTTCTTCTTCTGAAAGAGCATAATTTATCCTTTTATTAAAAATTGAATTTCTGCAATAATCAGAAATAGTAAGATTTGTTTTTTCTGCTCTATGTTTTATAGTTTCACTTTCAAGGAGTGTAACTCTAAACCTTAAAATGATTTCTTTATTCATTAAATTTCTTTTTTAAATTTTTGACCAAAGGGAGAAAATCGAGTGGGTTTTTGGGGGTATGAAAATATGAGGGACGAATTATTTTTGTAGCCACAAAGACACATCTCGCATTCCACCGCTATAAACTTTTATTGTTTTTTTGTTGTAGGTATATATTTAAGTCTTTAAATTTTTTGTAATGAACTCTATAATCTTCTACTTTTACATTTGAATATTTACATATAATATTGAATGCATTATCTGCGGCTTCATCATTATCAAAAAAGCATTTTATTTTTGAGTAACCTTCAATTAATTCAAATGTTTTTTTAATCAAAGAAGTAGAATTTAAAATGATAAAGTTCTCTTCTGGGATATGTTTTTTTAGTGTTAAATAAGAAAGGAAATCAGACCAAGATTCAAATAAACAAATTACATCAGAATTATTATTTATAGTAGTAATAGATTTTTTACCCAAGCAACCTTTAAAGGATTTATTTCTAATTTCCCATCCTCCAAAATCATTCATAAAACCAATACCATAATATTCTTTTATAGAATCGAAAGAATAGTGAACTTGAAACAAAAATTGCTTAGCAAATTCAATATTTATTTTTCTGGAATTTAGATAATCAATCAAATTGAAATGAGACAGTTCTGCTACTTTTGTAATTGAATAATTCGATTTTTCAGGAATAGTAGTTTTTTCTTTTTGCTGATGAAAGGAAAAATTATTTGAACTTAATATTTCTAATGATTTTTTAATGTCACATTGATGTAATTTCATTACAAAATCTAATATATTGCCGCCACAGCCTTCTCCAAAGTCATACCAGATATTGTTGTGATTGTTTATTTTTAGTGATGGGGTAGTTTCGTTTCTAAAGGGAGATAAAAACCACGTATCGTTATTTGTTATTTTTTTAGGTGTAAAACCTAATTTTTTAAAGAATTCAATTAATTTTATTCTTTTTGCTGTATTACAGTTCATAGTATGTTTTTTTTTGATGATTTGATGAGTTGTAATGGAAAACCCTTGTATTCATTAAGATTTAAAACGCATCACTAATTCATCTTTTCATCAGGTTATTATAAAGTTTTTCATCAGTTTCAAATAATGATGAGCTATTGATGAATATTTGATGAGAGTAATTATCTATTTATTTACTATTGTTTATTAGTCAATAAGTTATAATCATCATTAACTCATCAATTCATCAAAATTTTCCTTTAAAAATTCTTTAGTAATTGTAAAATAACGAGCCTTACTACTAATTGTAGCCATAGTAATATCACCATCGCTATGGAAATAGAATTTTTTATATGATAAACTGTTATCTGCAATGGGTAACTTCCATTTTACTTTTAATAACTTTCTTAGCTCGTTACTGTTGGTTAAAAACCTTCTTTTTAGTAATACGGATAAAATATCATCAGTAGTAAACTTTACTTCATCTAATTCAAATTTGTCAATAATTGTAATCAAAATACTGGCTATCTCACTTTCCAATTTATTACGACTATTCTTAATTAATTTAGCAAGCGCAGGAGTATAGATTTGTTTACGAGTAAACCACATCCTTGTTTTTCTTTCATTAGCAAATTTTCTATTAAGAATAAAGTATAGAAAAGCAGGGATTTCATTTGTAAGTTTATTTAGTAAATCAATATCATCAACTATTATTTTAGGTACTTTACGAACCCAAAACCTAATTTCATCTGCGTCAATTTTAATAAAGTTGTCTTCTTTATTACTGCACATAATAAATTTGCCAAAGAATTCTACTTCAATTTTTTCTTTACCTTTTGCCTCTATTTTATTCTTATCAGAAGTTGATAGGTATTTAATTCTCTCGATAATTTCTTCTTTTTGAAAAAAAGCTTCGTCAAGTCCTAAAATAAGTTTGTTCCCCCAATCTAAATTGAAATTACTATTTAGCGAGTGACTGTCTAAGTATGACATATTGTTAGAAAATACTTCCTTAAGATATTTAAGAAATGTACTTTTTCCTGTAGCACGTTCGTTACTAACCAAACATAAAATAGGGAGTATTTGCAAAGGGTATTCGTATAATATTTTTAAATAATCAAGACCTATTTCTATTTGTTCTCCAAAAATATGATTGAAAAACTTTAAAGTGTTTTCAATCTCTCCTTTAATCGGTTTGTATTTAAGTTGTGAATAGGTATTGTAGAAGCCTTTAATCTCTTTTGAGAAATTAATATGGTTAGGATAACAGACGCTTCCATCGTATTTGGGTATTTTTCCTAAATAATTTCTGTTATGATCTTGAATAATGGTGTTTTTGTCCCATCGTATTAGAACTTCTACTAACTGACCATTAAGAGAAGGGAATTGTACAATTTTATAATATGTTGTGCCAATTCTTAAGTATTGTTTAGACCTATCTATCATTTTCTTTTGTATTTAAATTCTTTCAATGTTTGGTCTTCATTGAAAATTTGAAAATGATGTATGCGTTTTTTTCGAGGACCGAAACTTTCCGCTTTTATGAATTCAGAGTTTACATAATTTCTGATACTCTGGTAATCTACGTGTAATAGGTCTGCAACTTGTTGATATGTGTAATACTTGTTACTAAAATCTTCTTTAGGAGCATTTTTTATTTCGAGAACTATATTTTTTAGTTCTGAAAGTTGATTGAAAATATGACCAAATGGGTGTTTTGACCCCTATAAAACAAGAGTAATCTTTTAAATTTCGATTATTGGTTAAGCGGTTAACTTTTTCATTCTAATAAGATGTTCATCTGCATTCCATTTTTCCATTGGTGTTATACGTCCTAACAAGCCGTGAAGTCTTCTATTATTATAAAATTTCACGAAGCGTTTTAGTATTTGCTCTATTTCTCCAAAATATTGGTAGTCCCACCTATTAAAGACTTCTTTTTTCAATATTCCATGATAGGCTTCTATATGTGCATTCTCTTCTGGGGTTGCTACGTGTGTAAATTCTTGTTGCACTCCAATGAGACCTAAATATTCACGTACTTTTTTTGCTATAAACTGGCTTCCATTATCACTTCTAATGACCACGTTTTGAGGGTAGTCATAATTTTCAAACAACTCAGAAAGTAGCGCTATAACGTGATTTTGTTTAATAGTAAAAGAAAAATAGTCTTTTACTATTCTTCGAGTGTGAACGTCAATAACTGATAGTAAATAAGCATTCTTTCCTACACTTGGTATCCAAACCATCTTTATATCCATCTCCAGGCATTCTAAAGGTCTAGAAGTTTGCACCTTTCTAAACTTTACAAACTTGCGTCCAGAACCACTTCTATCTATCCTATTATCAAGTTTCAACAAGCCTTCTTCCTTCATAATTCTATACAACTTTTTATGATTGATAGTGTAACCATCTCTAGTTAAATAGCTGGTCATTAATCGATAACCACAATCTATAAACTCGTGCTTTAAAATCTCTTTTATAGACACAACTACAGCGTCTTGTAATACAAAACCTTTAGTCTTGTGGAAAGTCTCTTTAGATGGCTTATTTCCTTTTTTACCGCCACTAGGTTCTCTATAATAGCTACTCGATACAATACCAACCATCTTTATAATCTTAGCCTTAGAGATTTTATGTTTGTTATAAATAGTGTCTACTAGATCTTTCTTGGATCGGACGTCCCAAACTTTTTTTTTAAAAGCTCACGTTGCACTTCAAGCTCGATTTCTCTATCACTCAGCAATTTTCGTAACACTCGATTCTCTTCTTCAGCTGCTTTAAGTTCTTTACTTTTAGTGTCATAGGTAACTTTTAAACCTGCTTCTCCTTTGTGCTCAAACTTCTTTTTCCAACTATAGAAAGTGCCAGTACTTACGCTGTATTTTCGGCAGGCCTCAACGATACCTATTTCTTCGGAAACAGATAGTATTTCTAACTTCTGTTCTAAAGTCCATTTCTTGTATTTCATATCTCAAATATATTAGTTTTGAAATTTAAAATATCACTCCGAACTTATTGGGGGCTAAAATAATGGGTCTGTATAGTTTGCATTCATAATCTATAGTTTTTTATGTTATGAGTGCAATTTTAGCTAATAAAGCATATAAGAATTAGTTCGAATTAATTCATTTTTTGGTTCTTTTTTAGTTTATCTAAAAAAAGTATAATATCCTTTTCGTTTGCTATATCAGTATCTTGTTTTAAAACATCAATATAATCTGAATTTTTATCCTCTCTAAGAAAGATTTCAAAATTACTTATTTTATTAAAAGTGTTTTTCACTACATCTGTACTAACAAGTGTTTTGTAAAGGTTAGATTCTTTCTTTATTATTTTATTATTTCTATCTGTATAATTAAAATATTCAAAAGGAGTTTTCTTAAACTTATCTAAAATCATATATTTTACAACTATTAAGTTGTATTCAGATTTAGCTTTCTTCTTTATTAACTTTGTTTGTTTTGTGTTTTCTCTTGATTCACTATTATTTTTTTCTAAATCAATAGAATGCTTTTCCTCAATCATAGAAAAAATAGTTTTCAAACTAACAAAAAAATCTCCTCTTTTATCTTTTACAACATTGTTCGCAAAGACTTCTTGTTTACTTTCAAAAAAATCATTTGTATATAAAGTATTTTCTTTTTTTAATCTATTAAAATAATCAGTAATAATATCATAGCTTATATCACAATATTCTTCTAATGTATTTATCTTTTTACGATATGATATTAAATCCTCAATGAAAGGGTGCTGCATTACGAGACTTAAAAAATTAAGTTCATTTTTATTATCCCAATGAATTATTTGATTTTTGTTAAAAGGAATTGAATCAAAAGCAAAATAGAATCTTTTATTAAAGTATTGTTTGCTATCAGAGTAAAATTCTCGTTGAATAAAATTATGTAGTTTTAAAAATTTTGTTTTCATATTAAAGAATAACTTATATTGAACAATAAAATTAGTAAATTTGAATCATAGAAACTACAATAATTTGAAGTAAATATATTGTCAACGACTATGTCAACGCAAATAAAAAACCCTTACAAACACTAGGTTTATAAGGGTATTTTGTGGAGACGCCGAGAATCGAACTCGGGTCCAAACGAGCAGCCAAAAGGCTTTCTACATACTTAGTTCTTTCTTAATTTTCGACTAAAAGTTGATTAAGAACAATCTGCTTTTAGCTTAACTTCTTTAGTTTCAAAAACCCTCCGAAGTACCAGGTTTTCTATATTTACTTTTACGATATCCAAAAGTGAAACGCCGTAAATCAGGGCTTTCCGTGGACATAAAGCTTGCACACCTAGTGTGCCGAGGCCAATCCTACTGTGATTCGGATTAAGCAGCTAAAGCGTAGTTATCTTCGCCGTTTAAAAAGTTGAAATTAGGTTTAACGAGTGTTATTTCATAACTCGGTATGCTTACAAATTCACTGTCCTCGCTGTCAAAACCAGTCGTCCCCGTTTTAATAGTTTGTGCGTTACCACGAAAAAAAATCGTGGTCAGGCTTTCCGTTATATCTTTTTAATGAAAAATTAAAAAGGATGTCACTTCAATCCTTAACGCGGTCTGCAAAAGTATAAAAAATACAGTTGCTTATCACCATAAATTCTAATATCTTCGAGCAAATATTATACCAATCCTACAGAACTTGTTTCAAGGTCTCTAAAAACACTAAAATTATGAAGTTTGGCATTATAAAAGAACGTAAAAACCCACCAGATAGAAGAGTTGTTTTTTCACCAGGAAAGCTACAAGAATTTAAGAAAAACTATCCGGAAGCGGCTATTAAAGTAGAATCTTCAGATATTAGAGTCTTTTCTAACGAAGCTTATAAAGCTGCAGGATTAGAGGTAACTGAAAATGTGTCAGACTGCGATGTTTTATTTGGTGTCAAAGAAGTGCCAATTGAGGCTTTAATCAACAATAAAAAATATTTTTTCTTTAGTCACACTATTAAAAAGCAACCCTATAACAGAAAATTGTTATTAGCTATTCTAGAAAAAAACATAGAATTATATGATCATGAAACGATTGTAGGTGAAAACGGAATGCGTTTAATTGGTTTTGGTCGTTATGCAGGTATTGTTGGTGCTT
Encoded here:
- a CDS encoding toprim domain-containing protein; this translates as MNCNTAKRIKLIEFFKKLGFTPKKITNNDTWFLSPFRNETTPSLKINNHNNIWYDFGEGCGGNILDFVMKLHQCDIKKSLEILSSNNFSFHQQKEKTTIPEKSNYSITKVAELSHFNLIDYLNSRKINIEFAKQFLFQVHYSFDSIKEYYGIGFMNDFGGWEIRNKSFKGCLGKKSITTINNNSDVICLFESWSDFLSYLTLKKHIPEENFIILNSTSLIKKTFELIEGYSKIKCFFDNDEAADNAFNIICKYSNVKVEDYRVHYKKFKDLNIYLQQKNNKSL
- a CDS encoding IS3 family transposase codes for the protein MYNKHKISKAKIIKMVGIVSSSYYREPSGGKKGNKPSKETFHKTKGFVLQDAVVVSIKEILKHEFIDCGYRLMTSYLTRDGYTINHKKLYRIMKEEGLLKLDNRIDRSGSGRKFVKFRKVQTSRPLECLEMDIKMVWIPSVGKNAYLLSVIDVHTRRIVKDYFSFTIKQNHVIALLSELFENYDYPQNVVIRSDNGSQFIAKKVREYLGLIGVQQEFTHVATPEENAHIEAYHGILKKEVFNRWDYQYFGEIEQILKRFVKFYNNRRLHGLLGRITPMEKWNADEHLIRMKKLTA
- a CDS encoding transposase, with the protein product MKYKKWTLEQKLEILSVSEEIGIVEACRKYSVSTGTFYSWKKKFEHKGEAGLKVTYDTKSKELKAAEEENRVLRKLLSDREIELEVQRELLKKKFGTSDPRKI
- a CDS encoding primase-helicase family protein encodes the protein MIDRSKQYLRIGTTYYKIVQFPSLNGQLVEVLIRWDKNTIIQDHNRNYLGKIPKYDGSVCYPNHINFSKEIKGFYNTYSQLKYKPIKGEIENTLKFFNHIFGEQIEIGLDYLKILYEYPLQILPILCLVSNERATGKSTFLKYLKEVFSNNMSYLDSHSLNSNFNLDWGNKLILGLDEAFFQKEEIIERIKYLSTSDKNKIEAKGKEKIEVEFFGKFIMCSNKEDNFIKIDADEIRFWVRKVPKIIVDDIDLLNKLTNEIPAFLYFILNRKFANERKTRMWFTRKQIYTPALAKLIKNSRNKLESEIASILITIIDKFELDEVKFTTDDILSVLLKRRFLTNSNELRKLLKVKWKLPIADNSLSYKKFYFHSDGDITMATISSKARYFTITKEFLKENFDELMS